In Cyanobacteriota bacterium, one genomic interval encodes:
- a CDS encoding GAF domain-containing sensor histidine kinase, with translation MAVFNTMILLPLGDEDLLTGLSLLVGLSLVGQIWQWIMWRRLLSSYKIAPSAMGNNSTLGKIDAGSDNILIQTEQLNQIQQLNQQLERLVQERTEQLRLAYDFEASLKRITDRVRDSLDEDHILQTAVKELTIAVGALGCNSAVYDLDEQLSTIRYEYTTTCVLNGRVLKMANFLEGYRQLLAGQFFQFCSLQPNPERGRTSMLACPIQDDQGVLGDLWLVHQPDYAFSEQDIRLMQQVANQCAIAIRQARLYQTAQGQVRELERLNALKDDFLSTVSHELRTPISNVKMAIQMLEMAINDQVCFTAQQPEGAPDGQSLIPSPSVGSWNLKPVTSKVHRYLQILKDECNREIELINDLLDLSRLDANAEPLMLATLNLLDWLPQLIKPFAERIRNQQQQLIVELPDQLPPLTTEVASLERILTELLNNACKYTPPGETIKLTCCVIDQSLTELNSNCHGQLITRPNSLGPLRSSPPPALPSLGLQIEVSNSGVNIDKSELTRIFDKFYRIPKNDPWKYGGTGLGLALVKKLIERLQGNIEVDSSSSWVTFRVTMRSLRA, from the coding sequence ATGGCAGTTTTTAACACCATGATATTGTTGCCGCTGGGTGACGAAGATTTGCTGACTGGCCTTAGCTTGCTGGTAGGCCTATCGCTAGTAGGCCAGATATGGCAGTGGATTATGTGGCGACGGCTGTTATCTAGTTATAAGATTGCCCCCTCAGCTATGGGCAATAATTCCACCCTCGGCAAGATTGATGCTGGCTCAGACAACATACTTATTCAAACGGAGCAACTGAATCAAATCCAACAGCTAAACCAACAGCTTGAGCGGCTGGTTCAAGAACGGACTGAACAGCTACGACTTGCCTATGATTTTGAAGCCAGTCTGAAGCGTATTACTGATCGTGTCCGCGATAGTTTGGATGAAGATCACATCCTACAGACTGCCGTGAAGGAGCTAACGATTGCCGTGGGTGCCTTAGGATGTAACTCTGCCGTCTACGATTTAGATGAACAGCTATCTACCATTCGGTATGAATACACAACAACCTGTGTACTGAATGGACGGGTGCTAAAGATGGCCAATTTTCTAGAGGGCTACAGGCAATTGCTGGCAGGACAGTTTTTTCAGTTTTGTTCACTACAGCCGAATCCAGAGCGGGGACGAACCTCAATGCTGGCTTGCCCCATTCAAGATGACCAAGGAGTGCTGGGAGATTTGTGGCTAGTGCACCAGCCCGATTATGCCTTTAGTGAGCAAGATATTCGTCTGATGCAACAGGTTGCAAACCAATGTGCGATCGCCATTCGCCAAGCTCGGTTATATCAAACTGCCCAAGGACAAGTACGGGAGCTGGAGCGACTCAACGCCCTTAAGGACGATTTCTTGAGCACTGTTTCCCATGAGCTACGCACCCCAATTTCTAATGTCAAGATGGCTATTCAAATGTTAGAGATGGCCATCAATGATCAAGTTTGTTTCACAGCTCAACAGCCAGAGGGCGCACCTGATGGTCAATCCCTGATCCCTAGCCCGTCTGTAGGGTCATGGAACCTAAAACCAGTCACCAGTAAGGTACATCGCTATCTGCAAATTCTGAAAGACGAGTGTAATCGAGAAATTGAACTGATTAACGACCTATTAGACTTGTCTCGATTGGATGCCAATGCAGAACCGTTGATGCTAGCAACTTTAAACCTACTTGACTGGCTGCCTCAACTGATTAAGCCGTTTGCAGAGCGCATCCGCAACCAACAACAACAACTTATTGTCGAACTTCCCGACCAACTACCACCCCTGACGACTGAAGTTGCTAGCCTTGAGCGCATCTTGACAGAACTCCTGAATAATGCTTGTAAATACACACCACCAGGGGAGACTATTAAGCTGACCTGTTGTGTCATTGACCAGAGCCTGACAGAACTAAACTCAAACTGCCATGGCCAGTTAATAACACGACCCAATTCCCTAGGGCCATTACGTTCATCACCTCCTCCGGCACTGCCTTCTCTAGGCTTGCAAATTGAGGTGAGTAATTCGGGAGTAAACATCGACAAGAGTGAGTTGACTCGAATTTTTGATAAGTTTTATCGCATTCCCAAAAACGACCCTTGGAAATATGGGGGCACTGGCCTAGGGCTAGCGTTGGTGAAAAAGCTGATTGAGCGCCTACAGGGCAACATTGAGGTGGATAGTTCATCCTCTTGGGTGACGTTTCGGGTGACGATGCGATCGCTGCGAGCGTAA
- a CDS encoding pentapeptide repeat-containing protein — protein sequence MSCKGAIAKNSSLYLAGGHSAAYRISSLGFDMIGKQECLAILQAGQEHWNQWRRETITTTIDLSGVDLSGMDLSHFNLVRVNLCGATLRETSLNHADLRRAELSDANLCHAQLRQANLSAAHLMNASLVGADLSAANLTGAILSRANLSGANLIGANLTRVKLIEANLLGAILTHAQLQRAYFVRIKLAGANFSRANLNKINRLADLSIANLQDTILEGANLQGAVMPDGIVHY from the coding sequence TTGAGTTGCAAGGGTGCGATCGCCAAGAATTCATCTCTCTACTTAGCAGGTGGTCACAGCGCAGCCTATCGTATCAGTAGTTTGGGGTTTGACATGATTGGAAAACAGGAATGCCTAGCGATCCTCCAAGCGGGACAAGAGCACTGGAACCAATGGCGACGGGAAACTATAACCACCACAATTGACCTGTCTGGCGTAGATTTAAGTGGCATGGACTTGAGCCATTTTAACCTTGTGCGGGTTAACTTATGTGGTGCAACACTGCGAGAAACCTCTTTGAATCATGCAGACTTACGTCGGGCAGAGTTGTCAGATGCTAACCTGTGCCACGCGCAGCTCCGGCAGGCAAACCTGAGTGCTGCCCACTTGATGAATGCCTCCTTGGTTGGTGCAGACCTCAGCGCAGCTAATCTTACGGGTGCTATTCTGAGTCGAGCAAACCTAAGTGGAGCTAACCTGATTGGGGCTAATCTTACCCGCGTCAAACTCATTGAGGCCAATTTACTGGGAGCCATCCTCACCCATGCTCAGTTACAACGTGCCTATTTTGTGCGGATTAAGTTGGCTGGGGCTAATTTTAGTCGTGCTAATTTGAACAAAATCAATCGTCTAGCTGATTTGTCGATCGCTAACCTACAGGATACTATCTTGGAAGGAGCTAATTTGCAGGGTGCTGTCATGCCAGATGGTATCGTTCACTACTAG
- a CDS encoding amino acid ABC transporter ATP-binding protein, with protein sequence MADPILIAENIHKWYAQGEFHVLKGVSLAVNQGEVVVIMGPSGSGKSTLIRTFNALEDYQQGRIIIDGIHLTQELRNIEAVRREVGMVFQQFNLFPHLTVLENITLAPIWVRRQAKEQVEAMAMGLLERVGILEQAHKYPGQLSGGQQQRVAIARALAMQPKIMLFDEPTSALDPEMVREVLDVMRSLASSGMTMVVVTHEVGFAREVADRIFLMDGGVLIEEATPQEFFQNPQQERTKQFLAQIL encoded by the coding sequence ATGGCTGATCCAATCTTGATTGCTGAAAATATCCACAAATGGTATGCCCAAGGCGAGTTTCATGTGTTGAAGGGTGTATCTCTGGCTGTGAACCAAGGGGAAGTTGTGGTAATCATGGGGCCGTCTGGTTCTGGGAAGTCTACCCTAATTCGCACCTTTAATGCTTTAGAGGACTACCAACAGGGACGAATTATTATTGATGGCATTCACCTTACCCAAGAGCTGCGCAACATTGAAGCGGTGCGTCGGGAGGTAGGTATGGTATTTCAGCAATTTAATCTATTTCCCCATTTAACAGTGCTAGAAAATATTACCCTTGCGCCTATTTGGGTACGTCGGCAAGCCAAGGAGCAGGTGGAAGCGATGGCCATGGGCTTGCTGGAGCGAGTGGGAATTTTGGAGCAGGCCCACAAATATCCAGGGCAGTTGTCAGGGGGGCAACAGCAACGGGTGGCGATCGCCCGGGCTTTGGCCATGCAACCCAAAATCATGTTATTTGATGAACCAACGTCAGCGCTGGATCCAGAAATGGTGAGGGAAGTATTGGATGTAATGCGCTCCTTGGCTAGCTCTGGCATGACTATGGTGGTCGTTACCCATGAAGTAGGATTTGCTCGCGAAGTTGCTGATCGCATTTTCTTGATGGATGGTGGTGTGTTAATTGAGGAAGCTACGCCTCAAGAGTTTTTTCAAAATCCCCAACAAGAGCGCACCAAGCAATTCCTAGCACAAATTCTGTAG